From Aquificota bacterium, one genomic window encodes:
- the sfsA gene encoding DNA/RNA nuclease SfsA: protein MRFPKLKEAKFKKRLNRFVGLIELEGKDYTAYIRNTGRLKELLCEGNKIYVAKRKEGKHPFEIVLAEFKDYLVCIDSHIAPKLYAEYIKVPVSFEPTFGDKRFDLLLGHRPVEVKSVNLVEDGIALFPDAPTERGRRHIEKLIELSREGYEPLVVFVVQREDCRAFSPNWRVDPKFSEALLKYVKLGLEARAYRCSVSLEEIKLKDEIPVEVLL from the coding sequence ATGAGATTTCCAAAGTTAAAGGAAGCAAAATTCAAAAAGAGGTTAAACAGGTTTGTAGGCCTTATAGAGCTTGAAGGCAAAGACTACACAGCCTACATAAGGAACACGGGAAGGTTAAAAGAACTTCTATGTGAAGGCAATAAAATTTATGTGGCAAAAAGGAAAGAAGGCAAACATCCCTTTGAAATAGTCCTCGCAGAGTTTAAAGATTACCTTGTTTGCATTGATTCTCACATTGCTCCAAAGCTTTATGCAGAGTATATAAAGGTTCCAGTCTCCTTTGAACCTACCTTTGGCGACAAAAGGTTTGACCTTCTTTTAGGCCATAGGCCTGTGGAGGTAAAGTCTGTAAACTTGGTAGAGGATGGCATTGCCCTTTTTCCAGATGCGCCCACGGAGAGGGGAAGGAGGCATATTGAAAAGCTTATTGAGCTTTCAAGGGAAGGATATGAACCACTCGTAGTCTTTGTGGTTCAAAGGGAAGACTGCAGAGCCTTCTCTCCCAACTGGCGTGTAGACCCAAAGTTTTCCGAAGCTCTTTTGAAGTATGTAAAGCTTGGCTTAGAGGCAAGGGCCTACCGATGTTCTGTTAGCCTTGAGGAGATTAAATTAAAAGATGAAATACCTGTGGAGGTTTTGCTATGA
- a CDS encoding MoxR family ATPase, with the protein MDLESVKSEIGKVFKGKDEIITYSLVCLLSGGHLLLEDIPGVGKTTLALSMAKVLGLSFARIQFTSDLLPSDILGVSVYDQAKKSFVFKKGPIFNNLVLADEINRSTPKTQSALLEAMAEGKVSVDGITYELPQPFFIIATQNPVEQYGTYPLPESQLDRFSMRLSLGYPDPETEMQIIRGENPLERVEKLKPVVKPQDILTTIDAIKRFYVSPEVAKLVVAIGQATRQHPGIVVGVSTRALIHLVNCAKALAYTKERDFIVPEDVLELAPVCLSHRIITRDGESSISLIRQIVEDIRSSLKS; encoded by the coding sequence ATGGATTTAGAATCTGTAAAGTCGGAGATAGGCAAGGTATTCAAGGGAAAGGATGAGATTATAACCTATTCGCTTGTGTGCCTTTTGTCTGGTGGGCATTTGCTTCTTGAGGATATACCTGGCGTTGGTAAAACCACCCTTGCCCTCTCAATGGCTAAGGTTCTTGGCCTTTCTTTTGCGCGAATACAATTCACCAGTGATCTTCTTCCTTCGGATATACTTGGTGTAAGCGTATATGACCAAGCAAAAAAGAGCTTTGTTTTCAAAAAAGGTCCTATTTTTAACAATCTTGTCTTAGCAGACGAGATAAACAGGTCAACGCCAAAGACCCAAAGCGCCCTTTTGGAAGCTATGGCAGAGGGGAAAGTATCCGTTGACGGTATAACTTATGAGCTACCCCAACCCTTTTTTATAATAGCTACTCAAAACCCTGTTGAACAGTATGGAACTTATCCTTTGCCAGAATCACAGTTAGACCGTTTTAGTATGAGGCTTAGCCTTGGATATCCAGACCCAGAAACAGAAATGCAAATCATAAGGGGAGAGAATCCCTTGGAAAGGGTTGAAAAGCTAAAACCAGTTGTTAAACCTCAAGATATTCTTACTACAATTGATGCCATAAAACGGTTTTATGTATCTCCGGAGGTAGCCAAACTTGTGGTTGCGATAGGGCAGGCCACAAGGCAACACCCTGGAATTGTTGTTGGCGTTTCTACAAGAGCTTTAATACATCTTGTAAACTGTGCAAAGGCGTTAGCTTATACAAAGGAAAGGGATTTTATCGTTCCAGAAGATGTTTTAGAGTTAGCACCCGTATGTTTATCTCATAGAATTATTACAAGGGATGGAGAATCTTCCATATCTCTTATAAGGCAGATAGTAGAGGATATTAGGTCTTCTTTAAAATCTTAA
- a CDS encoding OmpA family protein, with the protein MKKIAIALAVASGFAMAQEQKPLDPCGSPKEFYSKYLLDKCYKGYFDAIMESKKAAEEANKKVKDLEGRVQKLEGIANDHERRIKALEERQTPAPKKEEGIGPYKWQLEEVGTVHFDFDKFNIKASEAKKLDEVAEKLKGETREVLVVGFADTRGSSKYNFNLSMWRAQMVASYLAQKGVDIGKIKMAAYGKEVAKLLGSKHAEQRAVKIYLVK; encoded by the coding sequence ATGAAGAAAATAGCTATCGCATTGGCTGTGGCTTCTGGATTTGCTATGGCTCAAGAACAAAAACCTCTTGATCCTTGCGGTAGCCCCAAGGAATTCTATTCAAAGTACCTTTTGGACAAGTGCTACAAGGGATACTTTGATGCCATAATGGAAAGCAAAAAGGCAGCAGAAGAGGCCAACAAGAAGGTAAAGGACCTTGAAGGAAGGGTCCAAAAGCTTGAAGGTATAGCCAATGACCACGAAAGAAGGATAAAAGCACTTGAGGAAAGGCAAACGCCAGCTCCTAAGAAAGAAGAAGGCATTGGTCCTTACAAATGGCAATTGGAAGAGGTTGGCACAGTGCACTTTGACTTTGATAAGTTCAATATAAAGGCCTCCGAAGCCAAGAAGTTGGACGAGGTAGCCGAAAAGCTTAAAGGGGAAACAAGGGAAGTTTTGGTAGTTGGCTTTGCAGATACGAGGGGATCAAGCAAGTATAACTTCAACCTCTCCATGTGGAGAGCCCAAATGGTAGCCAGCTACTTGGCACAGAAGGGAGTGGATATAGGAAAGATAAAGATGGCTGCCTATGGTAAGGAAGTGGCAAAGCTTTTAGGCTCCAAGCATGCAGAACAAAGGGCAGTAAAGATCTATCTGGTTAAATAA
- a CDS encoding pyridoxal phosphate-dependent aminotransferase: MRRVEKISPFLVMDILKEAQNIKDVVHMEIGEPDLEPSPKVIEALERIIKDRNFSYTPSLGLWELRERIAKHYYDYYGVEVSPSRIIITTGTSAAFLIAYALLLDFGDKIVLSDPSYPCYKNFAHILDIEPLMVNVDHSTNYQITPDHLIDIKGFKAIQISSPSNPTGNLYKEENLKALCQFCDEKGVYLISDEIYHGLVYDRKERTALEFSQRAIVINGFSKAFCMPGFRLGWLILPDEDLVRKAELISQNLYISAPTISQYAALEAFDYEYLEQVRETYKKRRDLLIKELDGVGKIDVYPEGAFYLWIDVSKYGMSGYELSMKLLREAKVAVTPGIDFGKNNTDKFIRISFAKDGGTLQEGARRIRDYLTR; this comes from the coding sequence ATGAGAAGGGTTGAAAAGATAAGCCCTTTTCTTGTTATGGATATACTCAAAGAGGCCCAAAATATCAAAGATGTGGTACATATGGAAATAGGCGAACCAGACCTTGAGCCATCACCGAAGGTTATTGAAGCTTTGGAAAGGATTATAAAAGATAGGAACTTTTCCTATACTCCAAGCCTTGGCCTTTGGGAGCTAAGGGAAAGGATAGCCAAGCATTATTATGACTATTATGGTGTGGAGGTATCTCCTTCAAGGATAATAATAACAACCGGCACTTCTGCCGCCTTTTTAATAGCCTATGCCTTACTGTTGGATTTTGGAGATAAGATAGTGCTTTCCGACCCTTCTTATCCCTGCTACAAGAACTTTGCGCATATATTGGATATTGAACCTCTAATGGTCAATGTGGACCACAGCACAAACTACCAGATAACTCCAGACCATCTTATAGACATAAAGGGTTTTAAGGCTATACAGATCTCCAGCCCATCCAACCCTACTGGGAACCTTTATAAAGAAGAGAATTTAAAAGCTCTCTGTCAGTTTTGCGATGAAAAAGGCGTATACCTAATATCTGATGAGATCTATCATGGGCTTGTATACGATAGAAAAGAAAGAACTGCCCTTGAATTTAGCCAAAGGGCCATAGTAATAAATGGTTTCTCAAAGGCCTTTTGTATGCCGGGCTTTAGGCTTGGCTGGCTTATACTGCCAGATGAGGACCTTGTAAGAAAAGCGGAGTTAATATCCCAAAACCTCTATATATCAGCACCCACAATAAGCCAGTATGCAGCCCTTGAGGCCTTTGACTATGAATATCTTGAACAAGTAAGAGAAACATACAAGAAAAGGAGGGACCTTTTGATAAAAGAGCTTGATGGTGTAGGGAAAATAGATGTTTATCCCGAAGGAGCCTTTTATCTCTGGATAGATGTAAGCAAATATGGAATGAGTGGCTATGAGCTTTCCATGAAGCTTTTAAGGGAGGCCAAGGTTGCTGTAACACCTGGTATAGATTTTGGTAAAAACAACACAGATAAATTTATAAGGATATCCTTTGCTAAGGATGGGGGCACCCTACAAGAGGGTGCCAGAAGGATAAGGGATTATTTAACCAGATAG